The Mycetohabitans endofungorum genome contains a region encoding:
- a CDS encoding replication-associated recombination protein A, translating into MFEDTRTAIPLAERLRPKTIDEVIGQRHLLGENKPLRVAFESGEPHSMILWGPPGVGKTTLARLMAAAFHAEFIALSAVLSGVKDIREAVDLAQAHRARGRQTLVFVDEVHRFNKSQQDAFLPHVESGLFVFVGATTENPSFEVNSALLSRAAVYVLKSLDDDEQRALLERAFAELGGGLTITDSARDALIGSADGDGRKLLNNVEIVARAAHRAKTTSIDDTLLGSALADNLRRFDKGGDAFYDQISALHKSVRGSHPDGALYWLCRMLDAGADPRYLARRIVRMAWEDIGLADPRAARIALDASETYERLGTPEGELALAQAVLYLAVAPKSNAGYNAYNAARRFVSQDRSRAVPVHLRNAPTKLMKELGYGHAYRYAHDEPDAYAAGETYLPDGMREPGWYTPVPRGLEQKIGEKLERLRGLDQAWRREHKHGEG; encoded by the coding sequence ATGTTCGAAGATACCCGCACCGCCATTCCGCTGGCGGAACGGCTGCGCCCGAAGACAATCGACGAAGTGATTGGCCAGCGCCACTTGCTTGGCGAAAACAAGCCGTTGCGAGTGGCGTTTGAGTCCGGCGAGCCGCATTCGATGATTCTGTGGGGGCCGCCTGGCGTGGGTAAGACGACGTTGGCGCGCTTGATGGCCGCCGCATTTCACGCCGAATTCATTGCGCTGTCCGCCGTGCTCTCCGGCGTCAAGGATATCCGCGAGGCGGTCGATTTGGCACAGGCCCATCGCGCGCGCGGGCGGCAGACATTGGTGTTTGTCGACGAAGTCCATCGCTTCAACAAGAGCCAGCAGGATGCCTTCCTGCCGCATGTAGAGTCCGGCTTGTTCGTATTCGTCGGCGCCACGACCGAAAATCCATCGTTCGAGGTCAACAGCGCCTTGTTGTCCCGTGCGGCGGTCTATGTCCTCAAGAGCCTGGACGATGATGAGCAGCGTGCATTGCTCGAGCGCGCGTTCGCCGAATTGGGCGGCGGGTTGACCATCACGGACAGCGCACGCGACGCGCTGATTGGCTCTGCCGATGGCGACGGACGCAAGTTGCTCAATAACGTCGAAATCGTTGCACGCGCCGCGCACCGTGCGAAGACCACATCGATCGACGATACACTGCTTGGCTCGGCGTTGGCCGACAATCTGCGCCGCTTTGACAAAGGCGGCGATGCGTTCTACGACCAAATCAGTGCATTGCACAAATCGGTGCGGGGCAGCCACCCCGACGGTGCATTGTATTGGCTGTGCCGGATGCTCGACGCAGGTGCTGATCCGCGTTACCTTGCGCGTCGCATTGTGCGCATGGCTTGGGAAGACATTGGGCTGGCCGATCCCCGCGCCGCGCGTATTGCGCTGGATGCGTCGGAAACGTACGAGCGGCTGGGTACCCCCGAAGGGGAGCTTGCCCTCGCGCAGGCGGTGCTGTATTTGGCCGTCGCGCCGAAGTCGAATGCCGGCTACAACGCATATAACGCGGCTCGGCGGTTCGTCTCGCAGGACAGGTCGCGGGCGGTGCCGGTGCATCTGCGCAACGCGCCGACCAAGCTGATGAAGGAGCTCGGTTATGGCCATGCATACCGCTACGCGCATGACGAGCCCGACGCTTATGCGGCGGGTGAGACATACTTGCCGGACGGCATGCGCGAGCCCGGCTGGTATACGCCTGTGCCGCGCGGACTGGAGCAGAAGATCGGCGAAAAGCTAGAGCGCCTGCGCGGGCTGGACCAGGCGTGGCGCCGCGAGCATAAGCACGGGGAAGGTTGA